In a genomic window of Acidimicrobiales bacterium:
- a CDS encoding GlsB/YeaQ/YmgE family stress response membrane protein, whose product MSLIAMLIIGLFAGLLARLLVPGRDPMGLIATIVLGVVGSFVGGFLARALFDDTNGVRLFGATVGAVIVLLVWNAFVGRQRRGARGMTRRMVA is encoded by the coding sequence ATGAGTCTCATCGCGATGTTGATCATCGGGCTGTTTGCCGGGCTGCTGGCCCGGCTGTTGGTACCAGGCCGTGACCCCATGGGCCTGATAGCCACCATCGTGCTCGGGGTCGTCGGCAGTTTCGTCGGCGGGTTCCTGGCTCGGGCACTGTTCGACGACACCAACGGCGTCCGCCTCTTCGGCGCCACCGTGGGTGCGGTGATCGTGCTGCTGGTGTGGAACGCCTTCGTCGGCCGTCAGCGCCGCGGCGCCCGCGGCATGACGCGCCGCATGGTCGCCTGA
- a CDS encoding cold-shock protein codes for MAVGTVKWFNATKGFGFITPDEGGEDLFVHHTAIQMQGYRELPEGQRVEFEVTRGQKGLQAGNVRIV; via the coding sequence ATGGCAGTCGGTACCGTCAAGTGGTTCAACGCCACCAAGGGCTTCGGTTTCATCACCCCTGATGAGGGCGGCGAGGATCTCTTCGTCCACCACACCGCGATCCAGATGCAGGGCTACCGCGAGCTTCCCGAGGGACAGCGCGTGGAGTTCGAAGTGACCCGTGGACAGAAGGGCCTTCAGGCCGGCAACGTCCGCATCGTCTGA